A stretch of DNA from Tigriopus californicus strain San Diego chromosome 8, Tcal_SD_v2.1, whole genome shotgun sequence:
TGACCGATAGACGAGAATATTATATCAAGCTCTATTCAAAGATCCCATACATTTGATTAAGTGCTTGCATGACGTCGATTTACGTCACATCAGCAACGTAAACGTAAATGTAATTCAAGACGAGCTTGCCAGAGTAGATGACTCGCTCGTAACTTGTGTAACGTTTTAACGGAGCTTTTGAACCGTACTTTCCCCAAAGCGAATCCATGGCAGGTAGGCTTATGAGGGCAGAATGTTTGGAACCCAATCGAATTTCGTACCACGTTTAAAGAAATTTTGATACGAGACGTTTCACCTAAATTAATGATTCAAGAGATTGAAAGACTTATGCCTTTATGCCTTTCTGATCTCTGGACACTTATATTTTGAACACTCTTGGACAGCCCACCCTGCCTACCAAAATATTctaagtgtccaaaaatgtctaaagaaaaaaaacccttcaaaagtgaaaaattcaCTAATGCCATATCTCATTGATGTTTCTGGAAGCACGATAAGCCCTTTCAAACTTTGCCATGTACTTCTAATATTTTACTGACACAATTTCTCACAAGCCAATATCTcagcttttttctcttacttcAGACAAGAAGCAATCTCCAATGCCATAATCAACATAAGGTTGTCAAACAGCAAACAATAACTTGGATATTTTGATTCGATTTTAGGAATATGGCCCTAGATGTGTCTTTACAAAAAATTGGATATAATCGATTTCTTATTAAATAAAATattgtatttgtattttgaaaacattgctGATTGCAACTCGGCGATCCCATTGCGATGGCCTTTTAAAATGGCAAATGCTGAAAGTTAAAGATCCAGGCCAATTCAGGCCAAAAAATTACGTCACTCAAAAAGATAAACTTACAGGGCACCAAAATCTAATTTGGTTAAAAATCTATTCAATCATAAAACATAttacttcaaatattttcttacTGAGCGTACTAAATTGAGCAGCTGCTGAGCTATCTATTACAAGCCTATTGACAGCTTTTCGGTCAAATTTGACCACCCCATGCTTTGGCAGCCTTTGCTTCAGTTTCACAACGCATTTGATACATTGTTGCTCTCATTAAGTTAGATGAATGATATAGGTTACACTTTACGATGCTATGATGGATCAAAATAGTTTAAGAGGAAACTAGGTAATCGAAGCGTTAACACTTCTTAATCACTTACACAGTTTTTTAGGACCCCatggtgtccaaaaatgtcgaaGTCTCAAAATTATCCACCCTGTTAGCAAGGCCCTATTGGGACCTAAGGGCTAGAGCGGGCTGTTTTTAAGAATTTTAATtagtgctgggacgagtccGACAAAAGTCAGACTCGTatgagtcctttgattttttgactcgAGGACTCGAGCCTTATACTAGAGTGAGGTGTGGCAAAAAGAATCGTCTTAAAAAACTCCAAAGTCGTTCGATGGTCTTGCGAATTAataagatgtgtttgggtatttctctACAAACGTGTTAATGCTTTTTAACCATCGTATCATGTGTTACGTATTACATACTATAATCCCTAAACACAACCCCGACAACAATAATGGGAAGATTATGGTGGAAACTTGTGTTTAGTATTTTCTTCACATTCACTGAATCTTCAAAGAGTCCCatgttcaattgaaaacgcATGTTTGGCACATCAAAATTTTCTTCGGAGAATTCATCATGTTGCAATGACCTTCTCAGCGAGTAACATTGGAAAGTTCATCGTTGTGGTATAATCCCAAATGGAAACCTCAAATAATCATATTTTAAAGGTCATccttccattttgttttcactttcatggCAAGATATGTTGTTCATATTATATTGGTATGTTATGTGTCTGTCATGACCTGCtcattcaattccaattggTTTTGAACCTAGAAACACCTCCTGAGTAATGGAACTTTGTACACTCTCGGATActtgtccatttttgaatTCCGCATTTTCCACTgacttttccatttgtttgcttgaaaaattgttcaaaactaaACAGAGAACATTCCATCAATTTctgcttttgctttttagaCCACGCGTTCTAACGAGCTATCTTGGCAAAGATGAATTAATCTTTAAAGATCATAATTAATCAGAGCGTGCCATGGTACGATAGAGTAAACAAATATTAGGGTAGTTGTCATTCAATTAGTAAAAGACCAAATAATGCCTTTTCCTCTTGACGTAATAAACATACAGGGGAAATTAGCTGAAATGCACCTTGAGAAAGACTAATTGCGTGATATTCTTAGTATTGTATGCTTGATAATGAAGAATTAGGCTCCTcgttagattttttttctgaaaacaCTTGCTTTAGCATTTACTTCAAAGTTTGAGACAAGGACCCTATTAACACAAAAAGGGCGAAAGATTGCCTTTCCTCGACCTTTTCGGATCTTCATTGATCCGTTTCTTTGACACATCAAAATCTCAGTTTCCTCTTTTCTCCAAAGAAAAGTAGCAAACTTGATAAGACCACCGGGGATGCAGACTCCCCGTTGTCTAAAACCCTTTTATCTCGTCTCAGTGGGTGGTCAGAATATTCTTTTGTTGGACCTTTTAGCCAACAGCCTGTGTGGTGTGCCTTCTGGAGTTTGACAGAATCCGGCGCACACATGATGGAACAGATTTTGGTCGAGGCAAAAAACGCTGCATTCTTTTGAGGATAAAGCATTACAAGCATCCTTTGGTTCTAAGATCGATTGTAGCAATCATCTGCTTTCCCAACAAAAGGAATACAATGGTATGTAGCTGCTTTGTGGGTAGTATGTCGTTTATTGATATATTTAATCTTTTTATCACTAGGATTCATCATTCTTGAAACATCATCATTCGTGGTCCATTCCAACAGCTTTTTTAAGTATCTTGTGCTCACAAAATCGCCTTTATCTTGGTACATATATCCATCAGCTCAAAGGCATTATAAAACAGTTTAAGATTTGTCCTCTTCGAATGGAACATGTTGCAACATTACACCCAGTGACAAAAGTAAACAATACTTGTATACCATTATATGCAACGActtgaattcatttgaaatggcttGGCCGAATGAGATCAAAGGCCCACGATGCTTCCCCATATTACTACTTCGAGGGCAAATCGTGCCAAAAACGCCATTTTCGGCCTTTGAAGCTGCCAAAGCCGCTATATTTTGAACGGAGATGATGACAAATAGCGATAAGGAAATTCAGATATTCTGCATCATGCTTATAGAATCATGTCATTTTTAACCCGCTTCGTTTCGAACTTGTCATCTTTTTCAGGGGAGAACAAGAAATAACCGAAAAATGGAGACGACGTAATGTATACATAGTACATCACATTTCCGCAAAGGTCACAATGCTCTTTCATGGGAGGGTACAAGTAACCCATTgagacttgtttttttttatttttgatggcAGAAAGTACTGCACCCTCGAAAGTTGATATCCATTAAGTTCTTAGAAAAATAGACAGGGCATTTTAATACTATCATGTTCCTTCGTGAATTGGCCTTGATTCGGAGTATACATGTACGAACATGGTCAGCACATGAGGCATTCATTCCCTCATTGGTTTGTGGATGAACGGAAGGTCTCGAAGGACAAGAGAGAAGCAACCTGTTGGCCTCTTCATCTTGTTGTAAAACACCCGGAAAAGGCCTTAACGACTTGGTTCCTCAGCCTTAGTGCCACTAAGTCGAGCAGTTAACCTTCATCAAGTAGATTGGTCGGAGAACTCCATGGTCAAATGAATGTAACCAGGGCTCGTTGCCTCGTTTAGGCATATGCCGTAACTGGTTCCTGTACATCGTGGAACTCGTTGGTAATGTTATTCCTGGGAGATTGGCATGAGAGCAAAGCCAAGTTTAGGAGCAACGTTTGAGAGCATGACCATAATTTACCTAGATCCGAGCTCATTTGACTTCATTTCTGGTTGTTATTCCCAGAGCCATCACTCGAGGATATCAAGGAATTTTTCTCATCTCCGGCCACGTGTGAGGATGTCGAACCCGAGGCCAAGTTATTCCACGTGTTCCCATCGGCTGGAACCAGTTGCGTGGTAGCTTGATGAGCGTCGGAACTTTTGCCATTTCGAATCATTCCGCGAGCTCGATCCACGATATTCGAACCCCCGACCGTTTGGATGTTGGTGGAAACTCCCCGGACTGCTCGGCTCATTTTGGTCCCATTTCGGCTATCCAAGACATTTTCATTCGCGATATGAGTCATCTCCACATCCGATGAGTAAGATCGCCGACTTCCCAACGAGGAACGCACTCCTATTGTGACCAACAGAACATGTTGGAATTTATCATCCTTGCAAGCGTAGATGAGGATATTGATCGACGAGTTTACTACAAGAGCAAAGTGGTTCACGTGGACCATGGTTTGGATCCACCCTGGCCAATGCTTCAACTCGCCGTACATGGCCATTTGGATGCATTCGTAGGTGTTGATGATGGATCGAATCGAATGACAGATTAtgaacaccaccaccacactGATCAGCATGAGGGCTACACTGTGATCCCGCCTCTGATTGGAGGAAATGGCGTTATGGCGCCGCGTGGCTTTGCTAATGGTCCGGAAGATGCAAGCGTTTAGGATGACCAGGGCTGTCATCGGGATGAAGGCCAATGCAAACGAGTTGGCGATGAGCACGTAGTAACGGCTGTATAGAGGATCCCGGCGGATCTCAGTGGGCTCGAGCACAGGTTTGTAAATGGTCACATTGACGGCCTCGCCCAGAGATTCATTATACACGGTAATGTTGGATGCCTCCATGCCCGTAGTGAGTTCAAAGAATCTGGGGATGTTGAATAGAAACGCGAAGAAGGTGATCGGGAAGGTGTAGATCATGTGCTGGACTTTGGGTGAGCGAtaagacagacagacagtgAGATATCGCTCCACACTGACCATCATGGTGGTCCACACCGAACCTGTGAGGGCGATTTGGATCACAGGCAACCAATAGGGCGTTAGGACAGGACGAATGTAATCGTCGTAATAATTGGACCATGACGACAAGCAGAACAGGGATAGCGTGAAGATTAAGAATGTAGCATCAAATCCGGCCAACATCTTCAGGAGGTGACGGAATGAGGGCAGCATGTCCAGATCTCGACTTGAAAGCACCTTGATCGAGATGATGTTCCCAAAAATCCCGAACAGCCCCAAAGCGCCCGTACAAATGCCTTCGATGAAAAACTTGACGGTCATTTCACTGACCTGGAAGCAAATTCAGAAAAAGAGTAAGATGAGTAAAAGAGGTCCAAGGGGatggggagaaaaaaaaaccatttgcgTAGCGATTATGCAAGTTTAGAAATTGTGAATACTAATTTAGTTACATCACTCCCTTCAGAAATTATCCCACTCAATTTTGAGCTTGTTTTTCAAGTGGATTAGTTTGAGGACCAAGCAAAACTAAATCATAAGCTAAAAGCTATTGTTGAATGAAGCGGCTTGATGCATCAACGAAAGAAATCTTTCTTTGGTTGGTTCCCAAGAGCTCATTGTACATTGACCACTGGATAGCCTTACATACAAGGGAAATATGCATGAAGGTCAGGCATGAATGCCGTTTATCAACTTGTGATGCCTGGCTTAGGGGAAAAATCAACCAAGACCATGGTTGCCTTTATCTCTCATGGTCAATGCAATACTGAACGCTATCGGTTCAttgtaatttctttttaaagtATACTTTATTGGAGCTAGTCTTCCAGTCTTATGAACTGACTAGTCCTCGAATGCAAGGAAGgtctttattcattttattcgATGAGTGACAAATATTCATGTCATACATTGTCCTTAATCACGTCGGAGGTGCCTATTTTAACGGCAAGTATCTAAACCAAGTTGGGCTTGGGAAAAGTCCCCGCTTGAAGGGTTAGTCAAACATCGTAATCCATTATCCctcatattttgtttcaaaataatcatttaagtagtttttaatttcaattgtaGAAGCAGACGCTTGAGTTAGTGCGATGCTTTTGTCATTTCGTTTTCTTGAGTAAAAAGGAAAACTCGGACAAGAAAAGAGACGCCCCGAAAAACTGCTGTCTAGGAACTGGGAACAAGCAAATCGGATGTTGGAACAGTTTTGATGTTGCAATTTCCCATGGAATTCATGCCAGTAATAGTTTTCCAAAATGAACGCAATTTTTCCTATTTTACGACAGTAACAGCACTTTTGAATTACCATCAACATAATTGCTCAACGACTCACCGGAGCATTTTTGAGTTTATTGGAAAGATCATTGAAAGATACTCGTAACTAACCAGTATTAAAGAGGAAAGCACTTCAACTTTCCTCCACAATTGGGAAATTCAACTGCGTTCTCTTCAAGTCAATACTTACAGCTAACTTCTTCTGGTTGTTTTACTCCAACGAGGCTGTCGTCCTTGGGATTGGTCCAAGTATTATTAAAATATACCGTATTTCTTATCACAGCGATGCTTGTTACTTAGCGTTCAATTGAGTCAATTCATTGAAACACAACcctttttgaccaattcagCTCTATCGAGACAAGAACATCTTAAAGCTTGTACAAACTGatttaaatgcaattttctGATGCTTTACACACTCTCACGGTCTTCTAAACCTACCAAGGAGAACGATTCAATCATACGATTGGCTCTTCTGATTTAAACACATATGTTGCGTAACAATTCTTGCCTTTTACAAATAGGTCAACGTATTTTGCTTTACAAGTGTACGAGATTGATTTGAGGTTGGATATGAAAGGTTCCTGACCATACATGTAAGAAATCCCCCATCACAGTTTTGAGTGTTGAAGAAAATCAGGATACAAAAGCaaattccagtttttgaggatGAAATTGTTGCTCGTTCACACGTGGCCGTTTGGTGTTATGTCAACGCAGCAATCAGTGGCAATGCATCTCATCCAGTTCTGAAGTACAGCCTTGAGCAAGTGGCAAATCTCTTTTGCCTCTTTTGATATGGATCTTCCATAACATCTGTCGATCAAGGGATTATCTTAATGTATTGGAATCTCTTATTGACAAAGCAGGCCGTAATGCCGCACAAGTGGAGGTCTAAGATGTATGAATATGCAGTTGGTTGGATAATTTTTGTCAATACCTTTCTTCTGCAATTTGAATTCAGGATTGGCAATTAAGAAGTTTTATCAGTTCTATTTGTTATAAGGTCAATCAAACTTTCTTAAGCTAACTAAGCTCTTGTTGCATGAGATATTCATGGAATCGGTGAATCTGCTTAGATAAATATGGAGAAAGTTTTTGAGCTCCTTTGAGGGGCTTAGATTGGCCTTGTTCAGGtcaatatttaaaaaaaaaactctcaGAACTATGACATGAGCCTAAAAAATCACTAATTCTTACTGAaagcttttttatttgattttagaTTGCAAGATAATTTAATTAATGCGCGATGTCAAACCTGATTTGTTTGGAACTCTATAAATGCCACAAGAAATGCTATGCTTCAACGTTttaaattcaagttttttaaaatatgATATCCGATCTACCAACGAATACTTATTGGCGGATCTAACTAGCCTTTGAATATAGGACTGGTCTACAATTTAGTTCATTTATTGTCCCTATTTGACCTTAACCTCTCCTAAAATGTGGGAGAGCAGCAGCAAAACAATGAAACAGTCTACGAAAGAATATAGAAGGACTTCACCGAGATTCTAAAGAAATCAACATTGGAATTAAAAGATAAAGAAATATGTTATTTTGCGCCAAAAGTAGAATCCCGATATGAACGACAATAATACGCCGATTAAAAGTGCGTGGAAATCCGGACCCTGGCTACCAATCTAAAGTAAATCCATAGCTAGGTTTCCCTTGGCAATCCCATCATCAGTCATCTCtaaatatgaaaatggaaGGAATGAATAAATGCCAGCACAATGAAGAAACATGGCCTTTGATGTCTTGGGAAAGTTCCCTCAATcgtgttttcaatttctggctcatgcaaattgaaaaagaaatgttgaaaACGATGAGAGTGGGCCGTTGTTGCTCTAAATAATTGTACCGAGAAATGCCTTTGACCTCGGCTTGTTGAACTACTATCAATCTTGACAGTGTAAACTTCAAGACAAatgtttgaatattttcctAGTAATGATTTGAGTGACATAGGCAATGAACAATAACAGCAATAAACAACATCTTCTTGCGCGCCTAATGTTCTGATCATCCAATCTAATGTGCATTATCATTTATTTCGGTGCTCCCAAACTACTCAAAAAAACTATCTCGGCGTGACGAGCTTAGGAACCTTTCGACAAGTTCTGATCTGGAATAGAGCGCTCGTATTTGTCAGCCTTTGCTCAAATAAGCAATCGATTGTAGAGACGTCCTCACTAATGAGTTATCGAGTCTTCACGATAGGTCTGTTAAGGCACCCCATACGGAACCAATCTGGTCATTTCTTGGCCCCAAAGagcatacacacacacacacacacgagtCCTTGAAAGTCGTCTCAAGTTACTGACAACAAAGGAGCgcccattcattcattctctcaCTGAGTATCCAGTTGAACAATCTGATACTCCTCTTCCAACATGACTTTGGGATTCGAATACTGGGCACGGTTTGGTGTATTCCACCCATGGGATTGATTACGATCATCGATTCGAATTTCATTGTCCTGGAAACTTTCCCTAGGAAATGATCAGCTATCTTGGACAGTACATGAGGGAGTTCAAACGCATTCTTGACATGTTTCAATTTCGCTTTCAATCGGTCAACCTAGGACGCTCATTAACTTTGAATAGGTCCTGCAATTCGACCTTGCTCTGTCATCAGTTTCTCatctcaaaacttttaaagTGGACAGTGTTCAAATTTTCGGTGCAATTTTCGCCAACCTTGGGCAATG
This window harbors:
- the LOC131885530 gene encoding G-protein coupled receptor daf-37-like isoform X1 — protein: MKGINLTMDETVKPEDFEEVSEMTVKFFIEGICTGALGLFGIFGNIISIKVLSSRDLDMLPSFRHLLKMLAGFDATFLIFTLSLFCLSSWSNYYDDYIRPVLTPYWLPVIQIALTGSVWTTMMVSVERYLTVCLSYRSPKVQHMIYTFPITFFAFLFNIPRFFELTTGMEASNITVYNESLGEAVNVTIYKPVLEPTEIRRDPLYSRYYVLIANSFALAFIPMTALVILNACIFRTISKATRRHNAISSNQRRDHSVALMLISVVVVFIICHSIRSIINTYECIQMAMYGELKHWPGWIQTMVHVNHFALVVNSSINILIYACKDDKFQHVLLVTIGVRSSLGSRRSYSSDVEMTHIANENVLDSRNGTKMSRAVRGVSTNIQTVGGSNIVDRARGMIRNGKSSDAHQATTQLVPADGNTWNNLASGSTSSHVAGDEKNSLISSSDGSGNNNQK
- the LOC131885530 gene encoding G-protein coupled receptor daf-37-like isoform X2, whose amino-acid sequence is MTVKFFIEGICTGALGLFGIFGNIISIKVLSSRDLDMLPSFRHLLKMLAGFDATFLIFTLSLFCLSSWSNYYDDYIRPVLTPYWLPVIQIALTGSVWTTMMVSVERYLTVCLSYRSPKVQHMIYTFPITFFAFLFNIPRFFELTTGMEASNITVYNESLGEAVNVTIYKPVLEPTEIRRDPLYSRYYVLIANSFALAFIPMTALVILNACIFRTISKATRRHNAISSNQRRDHSVALMLISVVVVFIICHSIRSIINTYECIQMAMYGELKHWPGWIQTMVHVNHFALVVNSSINILIYACKDDKFQHVLLVTIGVRSSLGSRRSYSSDVEMTHIANENVLDSRNGTKMSRAVRGVSTNIQTVGGSNIVDRARGMIRNGKSSDAHQATTQLVPADGNTWNNLASGSTSSHVAGDEKNSLISSSDGSGNNNQK